One segment of Solanum lycopersicum chromosome 1, SLM_r2.1 DNA contains the following:
- the LOC101251627 gene encoding uncharacterized protein: MGLRGILGFEYGIVQAPLGPDISSPQLVAAVANAGALGFLRVPDWEDPDYVRELIRKTRTLTNKPFGIGVILAFPHKENVKAILDEKVAVLQLYWGECSKELVLKAHKAGVKVVPQIGSYEEAKKAADAGVDAIIVQGRDAGGHVIGQDGLITLLPRVVDLVRGRDIAVIAAGGIVDERGYVAALALGAQGVSLGTRFLATEESYAHPTYKRKLIEFDQTEYTDVFGRARWPGAPQRVLATPFFMEWKALPSHENESNQPVIGRTIIHGREIEVRRFAGTVPNATTTGDIESMAMYAGESIGLIKEILPAGEVIKRIVERAQRLIDQQFAQVSRTQNN, encoded by the exons ATGGGTTTGAGAGGAATATTGGGTTTTGAGTATGGGATTGTTCAAGCACCCTTGGGACCTGATATCTCAAGTCCACAACTTGTTGCTGCTGTTGCTAATGCTGGTGCTCTTGGTTTCCTCAGAGTCCCTGATTGG GAAGATCCTGATTATGTGAGAGagctcataagaaagactagaACCTTAACTAACAAGCCATTTGGGATAGGTGTTATTCTTGCATTTCCTCACAAGGAAAATGTAAAAGCTATACTGGATGAGAAGGTTGCAGTATTGCAGCTTTATTGGGGTGAATGTTCAAAGGAGTTGGTTCTTAAAGCTCATAAAGCTGGGGTCAAAGTTGTACCACAA ATTGGCAGCTATGAAGAAGCAAAGAAAGCTGCTGATGCTGGTGTAGATGCAATTATTGTCCAAGGTCGGGACGCAGGAGGCCATGTAATTGGCCAG GATGGTTTAATCACCTTATTGCCTAGAGTAGTCGATCTTGTTCGTGGTCGTGACATAGCAGTAATTGCTGCTGGAGGAATAGTGGATGAGCGTGGTTATGTTGCTGCTCTGGCCCTTGGTGCACAGGGTGTTTCATTAGGTACCAG GTTTCTTGCAACAGAGGAAAGCTATGCTCACCCAACGTACAAGAGGAAGCTGATTGAATTTGATCAAACAGAGTACACAGACGTATTTGGTCGTGCAAGGTGGCCAGGGGCACCACAACGTGTTCTGGCAACCCCCTTCTTCATGGAATGGAAGGCGCTCCCAAGTCATGAGAATGAGTCAAATCAACCTGTCATTGGCCGCACAATCATACATGGCAGG GAAATAGAGGTTCGTCGCTTTGCTGGTACTGTACCAAATGCGACAACTACTGGCGATATAGAAAGCATGGCGATGTATGCTGGTGAGAGCATTGGTCTTATCAAGGAAATTCTACCCGCAGGTGAAGTGATAAAGAGGATCGTTGAAAGGGCTCAACGACTGATTGACCAACAATTTGCTCAAGTCAGCAGGACACAGAACAACTAG
- the LOC101254539 gene encoding 7-deoxyloganetin glucosyltransferase: MASFTNLKNGHVVCVPYPAQGHISPMLKLAKLVHHNGFCITFVNTEFNHKRLLRSNGPHSLDGLPDFRFETILDGLPSTNHDVDATQHIPSLCASTSKNCLVPFRNLINKINADGNGVAPPVTCIVSDAVMSFTLDAADELGIPAVLFWTASACGFMCYLHYHHLVQRGYTPLKDENDITNGYLEKTIDWVPGILKNMRLRDFPSFIRTTDPNDIMLNFFINETERIPKASAIILNTFDAFEQNALNALFTIHPHIYTIGPLQLMLNNTIDENLKSIGSNLWKEDLSCIEWLDTKEPNSVVYVNFGSITVMNFDQFIEMAWGLANAKKQFLWIIRPDLITGDSVKLPEDFLSEIKDRGMIANWCPQEKVLKHGAIGGFLTHSGWNSTLDSVCAGVPVLCWPFFAEQQTNCRYSCVEWEMGMEIDDLKRNEVEILVRELMDGGKGKKMKLKAMNWKVEAEKAASPGGSSCINLNNLLSEVLLAPNSEVTNGRI, translated from the exons atggctagttttacaaatttgaaaaatggtCATGTGGTGTGTGTACCTTATCCAGCACAAGGTCACATAAGCCCAATGCTGAAACTAGCCAAACTTGTTCATCATAATGGCTTTTGCATTACTTTTGTTAACACTGAATTTAACCACAAACGTCTTCTCCGGTCTAATGGTCCACACTCTCTCGACGGATTACCGGACTTCCGGTTCGAGACCATACTGGACGGCCTCCCATCGACAAACCACGACGTTGATGCCACACAACATATTCCTTCTCTTTGTGCTTCTACGTCTAAAAATTGTCTAGTACCATTTCGCAATCTTATTAACAAAATTAACGCGGATGGTAACGGCGTTGCTCCTCCAGTGACATGTATCGTGTCTGATGCAGTTATGAGTTTCACGTTGGATGCTGCTGACGAATTGGGTATCCCGGCGGTGTTGTTTTGGACTGCAAGTGCTTGTGGTTTCATGTGTTATTTGCACTATCATCACCTTGTTCAAAGAGGATATACTCCTCTCAAAG ATGAAAATGACATTACTAATGGATACTTGGAAAAGACGATAGATTGGGTCCCTGGAATATTGAAAAACATGAGGTTAAGAGATTTTCCAAGTTTCATTAGAACAACAGATCCTAATGATATTATGCTTAATTTCTTCATCAATGAAACTGAAAGAATCCCTAAAGCCTCAGCTATAATCTTGAACACATTTGATGCTTTTGAGCAGAATGCCTTAAATGCCCTTTTCACCATACATCCTCATATTTACACAATTGGTCCTTTACAGCTGATGCTCAATAACACAATTGATGAAAACCTCAAATCAATTGGTTCAAATTTGTGGAAAGAAGATTTGAGTTGCATTGAATGGCTTGATACAAAAGAGCCAAATTCAGTTGTTTATGTGAATTTTGGAAGTATAACTGTAATGAATTTTGATCAATTTATAGAAATGGCATGGGGACTTGCTAATGctaagaaacaatttttatggATCATTAGGCCTGATTTAATTACAGGGGACTCTGTAAAATTGCCAGAAgactttttaagtgaaattaAAGACAGAGGGATGATAGCCAATTGGTGTCCTCAAGAGAAAGTGTTGAAACATGGTGCAATTGGAGGGTTTTTGACTCACAGTGGATGGAATTCGACGTTAGATAGTGTTTGTGCAGGAGTGCCAGTGCTTTGTTGGCCGTTTTTCGCGGAGCAACAGACGAATTGTAGGTACAGTTGTGTTGAGTGGGAGATGGGAATGGAGATAGATGATCTGAAGAGAAATGAAGTTGAGATTCTTGTGAGGGAATTAATGGATGGCGGAAAGGGAAAGAAGATGAAGTTGAAAGCTATGAATTGGAAGGTGGAAGCAGAGAAGGCTGCTAGTCCAGGTGGTTCTTCTTGTATTAACTTGAACAATTTGTTAAGTGAGGTACTTTTGGCTCCCAATTCTGAGGTGACAAATGGACGGATTTGA